The Bdellovibrionales bacterium sequence CTGGTCGTCGCCGTCCCCACAGTCTTCGATATAGCGGCTACATAGGTCCTATCCTCTCCAATGCGACGAGAAACCGTTCGATTGTTTAACGTCGTCAGCGGAAACTGAGAAACGCGCGTGGCATCCCCGACAGATGAAAGGGCGGAGAACACGCTTGTAATGTGCCCTGATTTGCTGGGATCCAAAATAGCCATCGACATGGAAGCGCCATCACTGGCCGCCGCAGACCCCAATCCCGACACGCCCTGCGTGATATTAACGGCAAAATCCCGACTGATTTTCTTCAAGGCCGCGGTAAACGCTACGTTGAAATCCGTATTGTCGGCAAGAGCCACTGTGTAGATTTCAACATTAATAGCGATTTGTTGCGACAAGCGAAGATTTTCTTCTTCCATAAATTTGGCAACAACCTGCATCAACTCTGGCGTCGTTGTCACGACAGCCGTGCCGCTGGAGGGTGAAAGAGAAACAGAACCTACCCCGCCCAAAATGGAGGAGATGGTTTGGCTCAACTCATCCCACACCTTCATCTCCACGCTCATCTCGGACGATTGCTGCAGGGGGTTGTTGGCGCTCATGCTATAACTGCCGCCCGCCGCAGAAGAACTGCTGCTTGAACCGCCGCTGCCCGTATCTTCTTTAAGTCCATCTTTAGTCGACTGCGTTCCAGGTAACGTTTCAACAACAAACACGCGCGTTTCGAAACGTGATAGTTTAATGGCGCTTCCGTCATAGCGCCAACTGACACCAAAATTGCCCGACACCAAGTCCAAAAGACCCGACAAAGGCCCCTCATAAGACACCGTCATCTTGCCTTCCATCGCACCCGTACCGCTATCGCCAGAGCTTAAACCGCCCGCCGCACCAGAAGCAATACGCACAGGCAACCCCGTTTGCACACCAATGGCCGAAGCGATGTCGCTAAGAGAAAGAACCTCGCTTGAGATAAGCGTAACGCCATAGGATCCTTCGTATTTGCTGGGCAAAGGAATGCCACGACGAAGACGCGTTGACGAATTACCCGACCAAACCTTATCCGAAACCGTCAGGGGGTTATAGCTTTTGGGCGTTGCGGGGGTGGCAGCCTCTTTGGCAATAGCCTCGGTCTTCTCGACGCGGCTATCAATCAGGTTTCTGTTCTTTTCATTATTACAGCCAAAAAGCGCAACAACGACCAAGAAAAGGGCAAGACGGCGGAAGCTCATGTTTAGGCCTCATTATTCGCTGTAGTTATTACCGCGAGTTTGGATGACAAGGACGGTCTGACCGGCAGATTGGTTGTTATAGAGATACCCAACAGGCTGTGGCTTCGCGTCTTGAAATCCCGATAAAAGGCTACGCACAGCCCCTTCAAAATCTCCCGACAACGAAACTGACGCCTGAATAGGATAGTCATATTCAGCCTGCCAGCTAACCTCAACATTGGCGCTGCGGCCCCATGTTTCAAGCGTCTTTTTCAACATGTCGCCACTGTTCGCCACCCAAGCCCCAGAACTACTAACACGGGAATCTGACATGACGAGCGGCGCGCGACTCCCAGAAGAAAGAGCCGAAGACGGTACACTCAAATATCCCGATGACGATGCCAAGGACGCTGGTGCAGCGCCAACAGTCTTGGGCGGAGCAACAGGCAGGACTGATGGTAATAGAGACAAGGGTTTTCCGGCCTCAGAAACGGGGGGAAGAGGCTTGTTCGGAGCCAAGGTTATATCCTGATTTCCCGCGACATGGAGAACATGAACCATCTGCCCCTGTTCGCTAATCGTTAAACCAGCGGGCAATAGCATGTCCGTCAAAACCTGACGCCAAGGCGCCCCGCCACGCCAAGAAACAAGAGTCCCTAAACTGACATCTTGCGCAACGGAAAACCCAATCTCAGGCGGTAAAATCTGGCGCAAGGCCACAGAGAGCGGCACACGATCGGCAAACCCTTTGACAACCGCTTCGCCCT is a genomic window containing:
- a CDS encoding secretin N-terminal domain-containing protein is translated as MSFRRLALFLVVVALFGCNNEKNRNLIDSRVEKTEAIAKEAATPATPKSYNPLTVSDKVWSGNSSTRLRRGIPLPSKYEGSYGVTLISSEVLSLSDIASAIGVQTGLPVRIASGAAGGLSSGDSGTGAMEGKMTVSYEGPLSGLLDLVSGNFGVSWRYDGSAIKLSRFETRVFVVETLPGTQSTKDGLKEDTGSGGSSSSSSAAGGSYSMSANNPLQQSSEMSVEMKVWDELSQTISSILGGVGSVSLSPSSGTAVVTTTPELMQVVAKFMEEENLRLSQQIAINVEIYTVALADNTDFNVAFTAALKKISRDFAVNITQGVSGLGSAAASDGASMSMAILDPSKSGHITSVFSALSSVGDATRVSQFPLTTLNNRTVSRRIGEDRTYVAAISKTVGTATTSESITVTPGTVRDGFSMQLTPRLLQDGRVMLQYSLSLVDVLDMVDFPTGDAGTIQLPKTASRVFVQQAMLKSGSTLILGGIDDEKTEQRSNGVGNAYNYFLGGGSTNSKTRTMMFIVITPQVVSVPKTEQL
- a CDS encoding TcpQ domain-containing protein, with translation MQKNNRRHTVLFFGSVSLIAGSLLVATPASAGFKWVSSDEVQSTNVSVAPQGSQAVGAPSSFGAPDTVIIESAPIAPPKAVSSMSKDLSVFTKDGSAPPQGEAVVKGFADRVPLSVALRQILPPEIGFSVAQDVSLGTLVSWRGGAPWRQVLTDMLLPAGLTISEQGQMVHVLHVAGNQDITLAPNKPLPPVSEAGKPLSLLPSVLPVAPPKTVGAAPASLASSSGYLSVPSSALSSGSRAPLVMSDSRVSSSGAWVANSGDMLKKTLETWGRSANVEVSWQAEYDYPIQASVSLSGDFEGAVRSLLSGFQDAKPQPVGYLYNNQSAGQTVLVIQTRGNNYSE